CTTTGCTCGCCTGCTTCGAGGCGATGCGTTGGAGAACGCACCGGTCCTGGGCGAGCTCATGTATCAGTCCCACGCGAGCTATTCCGCCTGCGGGCTGGGCTCGGAAGGCACGGACCGGCTCGTCGAGCTCGCACGGGCGGCGGGAGCGCGACGCGGAATCTTCGGCGCCAAGATCACGGGAGGCGGAAGCGGGGGGACCGTCGCCGTCCTCGCGCGTCGCGACGCCGAGGACGCGGTGCGCGAGATTGCCGATCGCTATGCCAGGGAACGTGGCATCGAGCCCACTCTCTTTGGCGGATCCTCATCGGGCGCTCTAGCTTTCCGCCACCGAGTCTTGAAACCGTAGGAGAGGCAATTCCTGATGCGCCATTCCTATTTAATGCAACTATTCTAAAAGTTGTACTTGACGCGAGGACTCCTCTTACTCCCGATGCCAGACCGTATAGCGCTTCTCTTCCCCGCGGTCGTCGCCGAGGATGGCCTCGACGCGGAACACGATGTCGTTCGGGTACAGGGCGGCAAAGTGCCGCTGACAGGCGATGAGGACTTCCCCCCGCGCCGCGTCGAAGGGAACATCCTCGAACCGAGCGAGATCCACTCCCTGGGAATCGAAAATAGCGACGTCCACGCGGTGAGCAGGGCTCAAATCGGAGCCTCCGAGCCGGTGTACGAGTAGCTTTCCCTCCGGCGGGAAACGGGATTCGGCGACCTCTCCCGGCGACATCGGGTTTACCGCGAAGATCTTCCCCTCGCGCGACAACGCCTCGTATCGCTCGAGGCTGAGAATAGGAGGCACGGCGTTGCGTATCGCCGCCGCGAGCCCAGAGACCTGTTCGGATTCACTCGCACAGGACGGGCAGGAGAAGAGGTGCTCTTCGACCTCGTCGCTCGCGGATTCCTCTAAGAGTCCCGCCAGATAATCGGCCAGCCGATCGAACGACAAGTGCTCCGTCATGTGCCCACGCAGTCTCGCAACCGGGCGATGGCGCGATGATGCATCACCCGAATGTTTCCCGGCGTTGTGCCCAGCTTCTCCGCGGCTTCGGAGGCCGTCGCGCCTTCCTGGAACAAGAGGAACAGGAGCCGGGACTCCCGGGGAGGCAAGGCCGCGAGGCATTTCTCCACCCGGCGGCTCTCCACGAGGTCCCACGGCGGGGTCGCGGCCCCGGCGAGCTCCGTCGAAAGCCGGCGCCTGGTTCCTTCGAGACGGGCTTCACCTCTTCTCATGGAACGTGCCACGTTTCGGCAAGTTCCGAGCATGAACCGGTCCACTCGCTCCAGGTCCTCGACCCGCCCGGCGCGAAGCGCTTCGAGAAGGATCATCATCACTTGTTGTGCCAGATCCTCGGCCGCCGTTACATCGAACCGCAAGTGCTTCAGCCCGTAGAGCCTCGCGCGGTTCAGGAAGCGAGCGCAGAGCTCCGCCTCGCAGGAGGCGGCATCCGGAGCTCTCTCGGCAACGCGTCGGGCGATGGCGGCGTCCGATTCGGGTCGGGACACGGAGAAATCCTATCAGAGGGCGTAACGCGTGACCGATATTCGGCACGTGTAGGGTGCAAGGAAGAAATCGAGGCCGCGAAATGGCTCGCCCTCGAATGCAAGGAAGGAAAGCAATGGAATCTTACAACGCCGCACCCGACATCGAGGTCATCACTTCGAATTTCCCGCTCCCCGGTTTTGGCTTCGTGCCGATCAACGCCTTCGTCCTCAAAGGAGAGGAGCCCATCCTCGTGGACACGGGAGCGGGGGTGGATAGCGAGGCGTTCTTGCGGGTCCTGCGATCGGTCCTCGATCCCTCCGAGCTCCGGTGGCTGTGGCTAACTCATCCGGACTACGATCATGCGGGAAGCCTTCAATCGTTGTTGGCCGAGAACCCGCGGCTTCGCATCATTACGTCGTTCCTCAGCGTCGGTATCCTGAGCCTCACGGCGCCGCTGCCGCTGGATCGCGTTCGCCTGCTCAACCCCGGCGAAGTCCTTACCGTGGGTGATCGCAGGCTCCATGCCATTCGACCACCAGCGTTCGACAACCCGGCGACCACCGGCTTCTACGACGACAAATCCGCTGTGCTCTTCAGCTCCGACTGTTTCGGCGCGCTCCTCTCCCGACCCGCTCAGCAGGCGGCTGAGCTCTCCGAAAACGAGCTGCGCGAGGGGCAGATCTTCTGGGCGACCCTGGACTCACCCTGGCTCCACAAAGCCGAGACCGGCGCCTTTGCGAAAGATCTGGATCTCGTTCGCAAGTTGGAACCAACCATGATCCTTAGCAGCCACTTGC
The genomic region above belongs to Vicinamibacteria bacterium and contains:
- a CDS encoding GHMP kinase gives rise to the protein FARLLRGDALENAPVLGELMYQSHASYSACGLGSEGTDRLVELARAAGARRGIFGAKITGGGSGGTVAVLARRDAEDAVREIADRYARERGIEPTLFGGSSSGALAFRHRVLKP
- a CDS encoding zf-HC2 domain-containing protein, with product MTEHLSFDRLADYLAGLLEESASDEVEEHLFSCPSCASESEQVSGLAAAIRNAVPPILSLERYEALSREGKIFAVNPMSPGEVAESRFPPEGKLLVHRLGGSDLSPAHRVDVAIFDSQGVDLARFEDVPFDAARGEVLIACQRHFAALYPNDIVFRVEAILGDDRGEEKRYTVWHRE
- a CDS encoding sigma-70 family RNA polymerase sigma factor; this translates as MSRPESDAAIARRVAERAPDAASCEAELCARFLNRARLYGLKHLRFDVTAAEDLAQQVMMILLEALRAGRVEDLERVDRFMLGTCRNVARSMRRGEARLEGTRRRLSTELAGAATPPWDLVESRRVEKCLAALPPRESRLLFLLFQEGATASEAAEKLGTTPGNIRVMHHRAIARLRDCVGT
- a CDS encoding MBL fold metallo-hydrolase → MESYNAAPDIEVITSNFPLPGFGFVPINAFVLKGEEPILVDTGAGVDSEAFLRVLRSVLDPSELRWLWLTHPDYDHAGSLQSLLAENPRLRIITSFLSVGILSLTAPLPLDRVRLLNPGEVLTVGDRRLHAIRPPAFDNPATTGFYDDKSAVLFSSDCFGALLSRPAQQAAELSENELREGQIFWATLDSPWLHKAETGAFAKDLDLVRKLEPTMILSSHLPAARGDMAERLLGNLAAAQSAPPFVAPNQAALEQMLATQ